The following proteins come from a genomic window of Acinetobacter sp. SAAs474:
- a CDS encoding cation diffusion facilitator family transporter, whose translation MSKEGGHSHDHGVVVTGTNIKKLAFALVLTTSFLIVEVVAGVMTQSLALISDAAHMLTDAIALAIALAAIRIGRLPADNKRTFGYQRFEILAALFNAMMLFIVAMYILYEAYQRLFQPPEIQSIGMLIVATIGLLINLISMRILFSSSKESLNMKGAYLEVLSDALGSVGVIVGAIIIYFTNWSWVDTFIAILISVWILPRTWILLKQSTNILLEGVPEEIDIETLRQDLLALPDVESIHQLKVWAITSKNIHLTVHLYAPHADRNQLYRDAAALLRHTHGINEITVQIEDNDCVT comes from the coding sequence ATGAGTAAAGAAGGTGGTCATAGTCATGATCATGGCGTTGTTGTAACTGGAACAAATATTAAAAAATTAGCCTTTGCTTTGGTTTTAACAACATCATTTTTAATCGTTGAAGTTGTTGCAGGTGTCATGACGCAGAGTTTGGCGTTAATTTCTGATGCTGCACATATGTTGACGGATGCAATTGCTTTGGCGATTGCACTCGCTGCGATTCGTATTGGTCGATTACCCGCAGATAATAAACGAACGTTTGGTTATCAACGTTTTGAAATATTGGCAGCATTATTTAATGCCATGATGTTGTTTATCGTTGCAATGTATATTTTATATGAAGCATATCAACGACTTTTTCAGCCACCAGAAATTCAAAGTATTGGAATGTTAATTGTGGCAACCATTGGTTTGCTCATTAATTTGATTTCCATGCGTATATTATTCTCTAGTTCGAAAGAAAGTCTAAATATGAAAGGTGCTTATTTAGAAGTCTTGAGTGATGCTTTGGGATCTGTGGGCGTGATTGTTGGTGCGATTATTATTTATTTCACCAATTGGAGTTGGGTGGATACTTTTATTGCAATTTTAATTAGTGTTTGGATTTTACCGCGAACTTGGATTTTACTCAAACAAAGTACCAATATTTTGCTTGAAGGCGTTCCGGAAGAAATTGATATTGAAACATTACGTCAAGATTTGTTGGCTTTACCAGATGTAGAAAGTATCCATCAATTAAAAGTTTGGGCAATTACATCTAAAAATATACATTTAACAGTGCATTTATATGCACCTCATGCAGATCGTAATCAGTTGTATCGGGATGCAGCAGCGTTATTACGCCATACACATGGCATTAATGAAATCACTGTACAAATTGAAGATAATGATTGTGTTACATAA
- the gltX gene encoding glutamate--tRNA ligase yields the protein MKVRTRIAPSPTGFPHVGTAYIALFNLCFAKKHEGEFILRIEDTDQVRSTPESEQMILDSLRWLGLKWSEGPDVGGPHAPYRQSERMHIYKQYALELVEKGHAFYCFATPEELDQMRAEQQARGETPRYDGRGLTLSQAEIARRLAAGEPHVIRMKVPTEGSCKFNDMLRGEVEIPWAQVDMQILLKTDGLPTYHLANVVDDHLMEITHVLRGEEWIPSAPKHQLLYQYFGWEMPVLCHMPLLRNPDKSKLSKRKNPTSINYYKNIGVLPEALLNYLGRMGWSMPDEREKFTLNDMIEHFDIQRVSLGGPIFDVEKLNWLNGQWIKSLTPAELLDTLLAWKADRQTLEDIAAAIQPRINLLSEAVNWAGFYFNQFPTLEKEQFISKKLTEEQVRQSLQFAIWRLENLFTWNNDTVSQTLMDLANQMNIKLRDFMPAFFIAIAGSTSSTPVMQSMVTIGPDLTFARLRHALEIIGGPSKKEAKVWEKLNESLKLPKNDAIDNT from the coding sequence ATGAAAGTTCGTACTCGTATCGCACCCTCTCCTACAGGTTTTCCTCATGTAGGTACTGCATATATTGCCTTATTCAATTTATGTTTTGCTAAAAAACATGAAGGTGAATTTATTCTGCGTATTGAAGACACTGATCAAGTGCGATCCACACCAGAATCAGAGCAAATGATTTTGGATTCATTACGCTGGTTAGGTCTAAAATGGTCTGAGGGTCCAGATGTTGGCGGACCTCATGCGCCTTATCGTCAATCTGAACGTATGCATATCTATAAACAATATGCTTTAGAACTAGTTGAAAAAGGGCATGCTTTTTATTGTTTCGCCACCCCTGAAGAACTAGATCAAATGCGTGCAGAGCAACAAGCTCGTGGAGAAACGCCTCGCTATGATGGTCGTGGCCTCACACTTTCTCAAGCAGAAATTGCACGTCGTTTAGCTGCTGGAGAACCTCATGTTATTCGGATGAAGGTACCGACTGAAGGTAGCTGTAAATTTAATGACATGTTGCGTGGTGAGGTCGAAATTCCTTGGGCACAGGTTGATATGCAAATTCTACTGAAAACAGATGGCTTACCAACCTACCACTTGGCCAATGTGGTTGATGATCACTTAATGGAAATTACTCACGTTTTACGCGGTGAAGAATGGATTCCATCAGCACCAAAACATCAATTACTGTACCAATATTTTGGCTGGGAAATGCCAGTATTGTGTCATATGCCGCTGTTACGTAATCCAGATAAATCTAAACTCTCTAAACGTAAAAATCCGACATCGATTAACTATTATAAAAATATTGGCGTATTACCAGAAGCACTATTAAATTATTTAGGCCGTATGGGTTGGTCTATGCCTGATGAGCGTGAAAAATTCACCTTAAATGACATGATTGAACATTTTGATATTCAACGTGTTTCTCTGGGTGGCCCAATTTTTGATGTTGAAAAATTGAATTGGTTAAATGGTCAATGGATTAAATCTCTCACTCCTGCTGAACTGTTAGACACATTATTAGCCTGGAAAGCAGATCGTCAAACCTTAGAAGATATTGCTGCTGCGATTCAGCCACGTATTAATTTGTTATCTGAAGCAGTCAATTGGGCAGGTTTTTATTTTAATCAATTCCCAACTCTTGAAAAAGAACAATTTATCAGTAAAAAATTAACTGAAGAACAAGTTCGTCAGAGTCTACAATTTGCAATTTGGCGTTTAGAAAATTTATTTACCTGGAATAATGATACCGTTAGTCAAACCTTAATGGATCTTGCAAATCAGATGAATATTAAGCTGCGTGATTTTATGCCCGCATTCTTTATCGCAATTGCCGGCTCAACCAGCTCTACGCCTGTAATGCAATCGATGGTAACGATTGGTCCAGATTTAACATTTGCACGTCTACGTCATGCACTTGAAATTATCGGCGGACCAAGTAAAAAAGAAGCAAAAGTATGGGAAAAACTCAATGAAAGTTTAAAATTGCCGAAAAATGATGCAATTGACAACACATAA
- a CDS encoding sulfate ABC transporter substrate-binding protein, translating to MKTPFKALFSAALFVTGFGLSALSQIHAAERQFLNVSYDATREFYDEFNQSFGAWWTSRTGQKVDFKQSHGGSGKQARAVVDGLKADVVTLALANDINEIVKSGQIQSNWQKQFPYNSAPYTSTIVFMVRKGNPKHIKDWPDLIKPGVEIITPNPKTGGLPRWVYLSAWGYELKQPGGNDAKAKAFVSKLYHNVKVMDSAARASMTTFAERGIGDVLLTWENEALVTQKTLGKDKFEIIYPSISILTEPSVAIVNKTVDKDGNKWLAKAYINYMYSPLGQDMVAQHYYRPRNQAVLAKYRYQFPALKTFTIDEVFGGWGKAQQTHFVNGAIFDQIYSSKR from the coding sequence ATGAAAACGCCTTTTAAAGCACTGTTTAGTGCTGCATTATTTGTGACAGGTTTTGGTTTGTCTGCATTGAGCCAAATTCACGCTGCAGAACGTCAGTTTTTAAATGTATCTTATGATGCAACACGTGAATTTTATGATGAGTTTAATCAGTCATTTGGTGCGTGGTGGACCTCAAGAACAGGACAAAAAGTTGATTTTAAACAATCACATGGTGGTTCTGGAAAACAAGCACGTGCCGTGGTAGATGGTTTAAAAGCAGATGTTGTCACATTAGCATTAGCCAATGATATTAATGAAATTGTAAAATCAGGTCAGATTCAATCCAATTGGCAAAAGCAATTTCCATATAATTCTGCTCCATATACCTCGACTATTGTGTTTATGGTCCGTAAAGGCAATCCAAAACATATTAAGGACTGGCCAGATTTAATTAAGCCAGGGGTCGAAATTATTACACCAAATCCGAAGACTGGCGGCTTACCTCGTTGGGTTTATTTATCTGCATGGGGTTATGAATTAAAACAGCCAGGCGGTAATGATGCTAAAGCTAAAGCATTTGTGAGTAAACTTTATCATAATGTGAAGGTTATGGATTCTGCTGCACGTGCTTCTATGACTACATTTGCAGAGCGTGGTATTGGCGATGTGTTATTAACTTGGGAAAATGAAGCACTTGTTACACAGAAAACCTTGGGTAAAGATAAATTTGAAATTATTTATCCATCGATTTCTATTTTAACGGAACCATCTGTTGCAATTGTAAATAAAACCGTTGATAAAGATGGTAATAAATGGCTGGCAAAAGCATATATTAATTATATGTATTCACCATTAGGCCAAGATATGGTTGCACAGCATTATTATCGCCCTCGTAATCAAGCTGTTTTGGCGAAATATCGTTATCAATTTCCAGCATTAAAAACCTTTACCATTGATGAGGTCTTTGGTGGATGGGGCAAAGCACAGCAAACCCATTTTGTAAATGGCGCTATTTTTGATCAGATTTATAGTTCAAAACGTTAA
- the rsmH gene encoding 16S rRNA (cytosine(1402)-N(4))-methyltransferase RsmH, producing the protein MSHISVLLHETVDALLAGRNTGVYIDATFGRGGHTRLLLSKLDQHARVYAFDKDPQALAVAAELEQQDSRFTIIHASFADLQSQLNHLGINAVDGIMADLGVSSPQLDQAERGFSFMKDGPLDMRMDNSQGPTAAEWLLQIDEEDLANVIFKYGEERYSRRIAKAIKHAGYIDTTAQLAEIVKVAHPKWEKNKHAATRTFQAIRIAINKELEDIEVFLPQAVDVLEVDARLAVISFHSLEDRLIKQFIQKESTLAEDNGWGLPQQVIDTRRLKKVARIRASEEEVKANPRSRSAWLRVAEKIK; encoded by the coding sequence ATGTCGCATATTTCTGTATTACTTCATGAAACTGTTGATGCTCTTTTGGCAGGTCGCAATACAGGAGTTTATATTGACGCGACTTTTGGCCGAGGCGGCCATACGCGTTTATTACTGTCTAAACTCGATCAACATGCTCGTGTGTATGCATTTGATAAAGATCCTCAGGCTTTAGCAGTTGCTGCTGAATTAGAACAACAAGATTCAAGATTTACCATTATTCATGCCAGTTTTGCCGATTTACAATCACAATTAAATCATCTTGGTATTAATGCCGTAGATGGAATCATGGCAGATTTAGGCGTATCTTCTCCTCAACTCGATCAAGCTGAACGCGGTTTTAGTTTTATGAAAGATGGGCCTTTAGATATGCGGATGGATAATTCTCAGGGGCCTACTGCTGCAGAGTGGTTGCTACAGATTGATGAAGAAGATTTGGCCAATGTTATTTTTAAATATGGCGAAGAGCGTTATAGCCGTCGTATTGCAAAGGCAATTAAACATGCGGGTTATATTGATACCACAGCACAACTTGCTGAAATTGTTAAAGTTGCCCATCCAAAATGGGAGAAAAACAAACATGCGGCAACACGTACTTTTCAAGCGATTCGTATTGCGATTAATAAAGAATTAGAAGATATTGAGGTTTTTTTACCACAAGCAGTAGATGTTCTTGAAGTGGATGCTCGTTTGGCAGTGATTAGTTTTCACTCCTTAGAAGATCGTTTGATTAAACAATTCATTCAAAAAGAATCGACATTAGCTGAAGATAATGGTTGGGGCTTGCCTCAGCAAGTGATAGATACACGTAGATTAAAAAAAGTGGCACGGATTCGTGCAAGTGAGGAAGAAGTTAAAGCGAATCCACGTTCGCGTAGTGCTTGGCTTCGTGTTGCAGAGAAAATTAAATAA
- the ftsL gene encoding cell division protein FtsL — MTTETLEHTRDNIRNKKILCYALLLLLVLGSAVMVVFQVFEYRQNYRELTGYYRERDDLNAEWGRLLIEQQTFGATAQIGTRAVTQLRMYSPPATQTVVISLPMKTPDQK; from the coding sequence ATGACGACAGAAACGCTTGAACATACACGTGATAACATAAGAAATAAAAAAATTTTATGTTATGCGTTATTATTACTTCTCGTCCTTGGTAGTGCTGTGATGGTTGTTTTTCAAGTTTTTGAATATCGACAAAATTATCGTGAACTCACCGGTTATTATCGGGAGCGTGATGATTTAAATGCTGAATGGGGGCGGCTGTTGATTGAGCAACAAACCTTTGGTGCAACTGCACAAATTGGTACGCGAGCTGTGACGCAATTGCGTATGTATTCACCTCCTGCAACACAGACAGTGGTGATTTCTTTACCTATGAAAACACCAGATCAAAAGTAG
- the ftsI gene encoding penicillin-binding protein PBP3 → MTDSRKKIIRKKQSITERNTMSVDMWRYYLMWGVVLLCFFALVCRAFYVQIINHDFLQNKANANILRTEKIKAMRGVIYDRHGVPLAISTPVMKVVIDPQDYFENKKLYDETLLELKKDPHNRKLKRQLPDKNFNLDELADIVGMDRAELRQKMKERPRSRYLVLQKEIPPQQAELITKLNFQGVYTEKNYKRFYPQPQPNAQIIGLTNSEGVGIEGLEMQLNNRLAGMDGEQQIVRDKRGNRVKDPEIIKDVEAGENITLSIDSRLQYIMYRELTAAGIANNARSATAIAVDVKTGEILAMTSWPSYNPNDKNGLLNKDAMRNRGAVDSFEPGSTMKPLTVAMALESGKYSPNTIVNTAPGSMRVGNHTIRDTHNYGALTLGGIIQKSSNVGVAKIALSFPYATLPTFYKRMGFGERSAVKFPGESAGLILPKSKWHVSEVATMAYGYSLNATVLQLVDAYAMIANKGKKMPLSLYKLDEQPKGEQMISAKIADEVLLMMEAVTLPGGTARQAQIPGYRVAGKTGTAHKLRADRKGYSQTDYRALFAGIAPVSDPRLAMIVVVENPKGSYYGGTVAAPVFARVMQESLRLLNVPLDKPLDTSQVQ, encoded by the coding sequence ATGACCGATTCTCGTAAAAAAATAATACGAAAAAAACAGTCCATTACTGAACGTAATACGATGAGTGTCGATATGTGGCGCTATTATCTGATGTGGGGGGTCGTATTACTGTGCTTTTTTGCTTTGGTCTGTCGTGCTTTTTATGTGCAAATTATTAATCATGATTTTTTGCAAAATAAAGCCAATGCCAATATTTTAAGAACAGAAAAAATTAAAGCCATGCGTGGTGTGATCTATGATCGCCATGGTGTACCTTTGGCAATTAGTACGCCTGTAATGAAAGTGGTCATTGATCCACAAGATTATTTTGAAAATAAAAAATTATATGATGAAACTTTGCTTGAGCTTAAAAAAGATCCACATAATCGTAAATTGAAACGACAATTGCCAGATAAAAATTTTAATTTAGATGAGTTAGCTGATATTGTCGGTATGGATCGTGCTGAATTACGTCAAAAAATGAAAGAACGTCCTCGTTCACGTTATTTGGTTTTACAAAAAGAAATTCCTCCCCAACAAGCCGAGTTAATTACCAAACTTAACTTTCAGGGTGTTTATACCGAAAAAAATTATAAACGCTTTTATCCTCAACCTCAGCCTAATGCACAAATTATTGGTTTAACCAATAGTGAAGGGGTGGGGATTGAAGGTTTAGAAATGCAGTTGAATAATCGTTTGGCTGGCATGGATGGCGAGCAACAGATTGTGAGGGATAAACGTGGTAATCGGGTTAAAGATCCTGAAATTATTAAGGATGTTGAAGCGGGTGAAAATATCACGCTCAGTATTGATTCACGTTTACAATATATTATGTATCGTGAATTGACGGCAGCAGGGATTGCCAATAATGCACGTTCAGCAACAGCAATTGCGGTGGATGTCAAAACAGGTGAAATTTTGGCGATGACATCTTGGCCTTCTTATAATCCAAACGATAAAAATGGCTTATTAAATAAAGATGCGATGCGTAACCGTGGTGCAGTTGATTCTTTTGAACCTGGTTCAACCATGAAACCTTTAACCGTTGCTATGGCGTTAGAAAGTGGTAAATATTCACCTAATACCATCGTCAATACCGCACCTGGCTCTATGCGCGTTGGAAATCATACGATTCGTGATACTCATAATTATGGCGCATTAACATTAGGGGGAATTATTCAAAAGTCTTCTAACGTTGGGGTGGCAAAAATTGCGCTGTCTTTTCCTTACGCGACCTTACCTACATTTTATAAGCGTATGGGTTTTGGCGAACGTTCAGCCGTGAAGTTTCCTGGTGAGAGTGCTGGATTAATTTTACCTAAAAGCAAATGGCATGTTTCTGAAGTGGCCACGATGGCCTATGGTTATAGTTTAAATGCAACCGTATTACAACTGGTTGATGCTTATGCCATGATTGCCAATAAAGGTAAAAAAATGCCATTAAGTTTATATAAGCTGGATGAGCAACCGAAAGGTGAGCAAATGATCAGTGCTAAAATTGCTGATGAAGTATTGCTGATGATGGAAGCTGTAACTTTACCAGGTGGTACAGCACGTCAGGCGCAGATTCCAGGTTATCGTGTGGCTGGTAAAACGGGTACAGCACATAAATTACGTGCAGATCGTAAAGGTTATTCACAAACTGATTATCGTGCACTATTTGCCGGTATTGCACCTGTGAGTGATCCACGTTTAGCGATGATTGTGGTTGTTGAAAATCCAAAAGGTTCTTATTATGGCGGTACCGTTGCAGCACCTGTATTCGCGCGTGTCATGCAAGAGTCATTACGTCTGTTAAATGTACCTTTAGATAAACCTTTAGATACTTCTCAAGTCCAATAA
- a CDS encoding UDP-N-acetylmuramoyl-L-alanyl-D-glutamate--2,6-diaminopimelate ligase, producing MPISFQDLYPIEHPLDWMQQPFQGFNLDSRKVSTGQIFLALTSFSQPQRTAEFAQAALAQGALAVIAETDLGLSHPHVYVIPQIRQLMGEWQKRYLQLSQPLQPARVIAVTGTNGKTTISRLIAELLMLQGKKCAVMGTTGNGILPDLEPSSHTTLDALQLQHALHDYAIKGACFASIEASSHGLVQGRLNGSDIEIAVYSNLSRDHLDYHGTLEAYAAAKSLLFQFASLKVAIINLDDEYASVMLNAAKNNPAKPKILTYSTTQNADYQVHDIQYSLNGANFKLVTAQTEIEIYSPLLGHFNVENLVASLIAVEQAGFELSALVSVVAQLKGAPGRMQVIRDEQRLFIVDYAHTPDALIQVLNTLKRHVNQQLWAVFGCGGDRDRGKRPLMTQAALDYADIVLMTSDNPRSEDPAQIFADMKAGIDFTQAHIHEIHDRRAAIKFVCQHAKAGDIVVIAGKGHENYQEIDGVRHWFDDVVEVKSALENQHHLDTSYPAQ from the coding sequence ATGCCAATATCTTTCCAAGACCTATATCCCATTGAACACCCATTGGATTGGATGCAGCAACCATTTCAGGGTTTTAATCTGGATAGTCGTAAAGTCAGTACAGGGCAAATTTTTCTTGCCCTGACTTCGTTTTCACAGCCGCAAAGAACAGCTGAATTTGCACAAGCTGCATTAGCACAGGGTGCTTTGGCGGTTATTGCTGAGACAGATCTTGGATTATCTCATCCCCATGTATATGTGATTCCTCAAATTCGTCAGTTAATGGGTGAGTGGCAAAAACGTTATTTGCAACTCAGTCAGCCGCTCCAACCTGCTCGGGTTATTGCGGTGACAGGTACCAATGGTAAAACCACCATTTCACGTTTAATTGCTGAATTATTGATGTTGCAAGGAAAAAAATGTGCAGTCATGGGGACAACAGGAAATGGTATTTTACCCGATCTAGAGCCATCCTCACATACCACATTAGATGCCTTACAGTTACAACATGCCCTACATGATTATGCGATAAAAGGTGCTTGCTTTGCCTCGATAGAAGCCAGTTCTCATGGTTTGGTACAAGGTCGTTTAAATGGTAGCGATATTGAAATCGCAGTGTATAGTAATTTAAGTCGTGATCATTTGGATTATCATGGCACTTTAGAGGCCTATGCTGCAGCAAAATCATTATTATTTCAATTTGCAAGTTTAAAAGTCGCGATTATCAATCTGGATGATGAATATGCATCTGTGATGTTAAATGCGGCAAAAAATAATCCTGCAAAACCTAAAATTTTAACGTATTCAACAACGCAAAATGCAGATTATCAAGTACACGATATTCAATATAGTTTAAATGGTGCAAACTTCAAGCTGGTAACTGCACAGACTGAAATTGAGATATATAGTCCACTGCTTGGACATTTTAATGTTGAAAATCTGGTGGCCAGTTTAATTGCAGTTGAACAAGCTGGTTTCGAATTATCTGCATTGGTATCAGTCGTTGCACAACTTAAAGGTGCACCTGGTCGTATGCAAGTCATTCGTGATGAACAACGATTATTTATTGTGGACTATGCGCATACACCAGATGCTTTAATTCAGGTTTTAAATACCTTGAAACGCCACGTAAATCAACAGTTATGGGCAGTATTTGGCTGTGGAGGGGATCGTGATCGTGGTAAGCGTCCTTTAATGACACAAGCGGCATTGGACTATGCTGATATCGTGTTAATGACCTCTGATAATCCACGTAGTGAAGACCCGGCACAAATTTTTGCGGATATGAAAGCTGGTATTGATTTTACTCAAGCCCATATACATGAAATCCATGATCGTCGTGCAGCCATTAAATTTGTATGTCAGCATGCAAAAGCAGGCGACATTGTGGTGATTGCAGGTAAAGGACATGAAAACTATCAAGAAATTGATGGTGTACGTCATTGGTTTGATGATGTGGTCGAGGTGAAATCTGCTTTGGAAAATCAACATCATCTTGATACTTCATATCCAGCTCAATAG
- a CDS encoding UDP-N-acetylmuramoyl-tripeptide--D-alanyl-D-alanine ligase, which produces MHTSTTSTVPLVPWTAEQLQQATGGQWYQNRIPQEVIKRIVTDSRDAEAGDVFLALQGEKFDAHQFVPQVAEKGCNIAIVHQPVDADICQLIVDDTRLALGHLGAYRRAQYPDLKVIALTGSSGKTTTKEMLGSIFTRIAPTLITRGNLNNDLGVPMMLLELCPTHQYAIMELGASHQGEIDYTSALVQPHVAGILNIGTAHLGEFGGRDGICRAKSEIYAHIDATGIAIVPAIDDFSDEIRQAAESKTILSFGDGGDVFATEIVLHPQSSTFILNTPQGRQQVNLPFAGEHNVQNATAAAAFALALNIALDDIVIGLEQATGAKGRLNFMPHKHHLFIDDTYNANPTSMRAAAEVLAQQQGIRVMVIGDIGELGSNAAQQHYMLGRDLVAVKGLNFVVAVGEFAPAVQEGARSTQYGKKMQAFLTQEQALPLLIDLVQTHQPQSMSFLFKGSRFTHMETLLADLMEKI; this is translated from the coding sequence ATGCATACTTCAACAACCAGTACTGTTCCTTTAGTGCCTTGGACAGCTGAGCAGTTGCAACAAGCGACAGGCGGACAGTGGTATCAAAATCGTATTCCTCAAGAGGTGATCAAACGTATTGTAACGGATTCACGTGATGCTGAAGCAGGTGATGTATTTCTTGCATTACAAGGTGAAAAATTTGATGCACATCAGTTTGTGCCTCAAGTAGCTGAAAAGGGATGTAATATTGCAATTGTTCATCAGCCAGTAGATGCCGATATTTGTCAGCTGATCGTCGATGATACGCGTTTGGCATTAGGTCATTTGGGGGCATATCGTCGCGCGCAGTATCCAGATTTAAAAGTGATTGCTTTAACTGGAAGCAGTGGTAAAACCACCACAAAAGAAATGTTAGGCAGTATTTTTACACGTATTGCACCAACATTAATTACCCGTGGTAATTTAAACAATGACTTGGGTGTTCCCATGATGTTATTGGAGCTCTGTCCTACACATCAATATGCGATTATGGAGCTGGGTGCAAGTCATCAAGGTGAAATTGATTATACATCTGCTTTAGTCCAACCACATGTTGCGGGTATTTTGAATATTGGTACAGCACATTTGGGTGAGTTTGGTGGCCGTGATGGTATTTGCCGTGCTAAATCAGAAATTTATGCCCATATTGATGCAACAGGCATTGCGATTGTTCCTGCTATCGATGATTTTAGTGATGAAATTCGTCAAGCTGCTGAAAGTAAAACAATACTGAGTTTTGGTGATGGTGGCGATGTATTTGCAACTGAGATTGTCTTACATCCACAATCTTCAACATTTATCCTTAATACGCCACAAGGTAGACAGCAGGTTAATTTACCTTTTGCTGGAGAACATAATGTACAAAATGCCACAGCAGCAGCAGCATTTGCTTTAGCGTTGAATATTGCCTTAGATGATATCGTGATAGGATTAGAGCAGGCAACAGGCGCAAAAGGTCGTCTAAATTTTATGCCTCATAAGCATCATTTATTTATTGATGATACTTATAATGCTAATCCTACATCCATGCGTGCAGCTGCCGAAGTGCTTGCACAGCAACAAGGTATCCGTGTCATGGTAATTGGAGACATTGGTGAGTTAGGCAGCAATGCCGCGCAACAACATTATATGCTGGGGCGTGATTTGGTTGCTGTCAAAGGTTTAAACTTTGTTGTTGCAGTGGGAGAATTTGCACCCGCTGTACAAGAAGGTGCAAGAAGTACCCAATACGGTAAAAAAATGCAGGCTTTTTTAACCCAAGAGCAGGCTTTACCTTTATTAATTGATCTAGTTCAAACACATCAGCCTCAGTCCATGAGTTTCTTGTTTAAAGGTTCTCGTTTTACCCATATGGAAACTTTGTTGGCTGACTTGATGGAGAAAATATAA
- the mraY gene encoding phospho-N-acetylmuramoyl-pentapeptide-transferase, with translation MLLWLFEQLAGYHSSFQVVRYLTLRSLLSILTAMTIGLVLGPIMIRKLQALKYGQAVSAYAPENHAKKMGTPTMGGVLILLSIGISTLLWADLSNPYVWIVLAVMVIFGAVGWADDWIKIRYKDNAGLPARKKFFWTSVASLGAGIALYIIAKQQNDPVYTADMLNVLIPFFKEVSIPLAMIPWGIGFIIFTYFVINGASNAVNLTDGLDGLAIMPIVLVAAGLGVFAYLSGDLRFANYLHIPYVKYTSELVVICAAMIGAGLAFLWYNAHPAQIFMGDVGALSLGAMLGTIAVMVRQEIVFAIMAGVFLVEAISVFLQIGSLRMRNKRVFLMAPLHHHYEKKGWRETQVVIRFWIITIMLVVLGLMTLKLR, from the coding sequence ATGCTGTTATGGTTATTTGAACAGCTTGCTGGCTATCACAGCTCATTTCAAGTTGTCCGTTATTTAACATTAAGATCGCTATTAAGTATCTTAACTGCCATGACTATTGGTTTAGTACTTGGTCCGATCATGATTCGTAAGCTTCAGGCTTTAAAATATGGACAGGCTGTAAGTGCTTATGCACCAGAAAATCATGCCAAGAAAATGGGTACACCTACCATGGGTGGGGTATTGATTTTACTGTCAATTGGTATCTCAACGTTATTGTGGGCCGATTTATCAAATCCCTATGTATGGATTGTCCTTGCGGTTATGGTGATTTTTGGTGCTGTTGGATGGGCAGACGATTGGATTAAAATTCGTTATAAAGATAATGCAGGGTTGCCGGCACGAAAAAAATTCTTTTGGACTTCGGTGGCATCGCTGGGTGCGGGTATTGCATTATATATCATTGCAAAACAGCAAAATGATCCAGTATATACAGCCGATATGTTAAATGTACTGATCCCATTTTTTAAGGAGGTCAGTATTCCTCTGGCCATGATTCCTTGGGGAATTGGCTTTATTATTTTTACCTATTTTGTCATTAATGGTGCATCAAATGCCGTCAATTTAACCGATGGTTTGGATGGTTTGGCAATTATGCCGATTGTTTTGGTTGCAGCAGGTCTTGGCGTTTTTGCTTATTTATCTGGTGATTTACGTTTTGCGAATTACCTGCATATTCCTTATGTTAAATATACCTCTGAATTGGTGGTGATTTGTGCTGCTATGATTGGTGCTGGCTTGGCTTTCTTATGGTATAACGCACATCCTGCACAGATTTTTATGGGTGATGTCGGTGCATTATCTTTAGGGGCAATGTTGGGGACTATTGCCGTTATGGTTCGTCAAGAAATCGTCTTTGCAATTATGGCAGGTGTATTTCTGGTTGAAGCCATTTCAGTATTTTTACAGATTGGTTCATTACGTATGCGTAATAAACGTGTTTTTCTCATGGCACCTCTGCACCATCATTATGAAAAAAAGGGCTGGCGTGAAACTCAAGTTGTGATACGTTTTTGGATTATTACCATTATGCTAGTGGTTTTAGGGTTGATGACCTTAAAATTACGTTAA